GCCGATGTCATGAGGGTCGTGATTGGAAATGGGAAGTCGGTGCTGGTCTATGTCTTCcattcttcttctccaagaagACTGCCGTTGCTTCACTTCCAGCTGTGCCTCGACATCAACGAAGTTGTCGTCCTGATCAGGTCCTCGGGATGAGCCCGTCGTTCTCTGCTGCATTttctatagagagagagagagagaatctttaTCGGTGGATATGGAATGTGGATTCTGGTGTTGGCGTCACTCCTTTGAGAAGAGAACTGGGGTCAGGTAGGTAAGTTGGTTTCAGTTCGTTGCGCTCACAGAGCGTTCCTTGGGCGGGAAAGTTCTTGAGCGTGCCGTGCACGTGATCCTGAATAGCATTTGACGTTACTGTTCTTTCTGTTTTAACTTCATTGGTTGGAATGAGAGATATATGCAACGTAGTCTACATGTTCattggggtttttttttcttttttttcgtatAAGTTTCGATCGAATCAGTGAGACATGAATTGATTCTTTTCAGTAAATAAGATAAAACTCGACATCTAGTGGAAATCTTTTTAgttttctctcaaaagaatatttcaattttcacatttAGTAATAGATGGAATCACTAGATGCGAGTCGAAACATGAAAAACACTCGCTTAGAAACAGCGCAACTCCAAAAACATGCTTGTGAACTCATTAGCTTGAATTAGCTCTGAATTTCTTGTCCACTTCAATTTAACCAGTAGCAATGTCTACACCGCTCTAGTTGACCTAATGATATAAGAATTTACTCTTGCCCGATTATGATTCGAATCCTCCAGTTGCTTCTCGAATTCAAGAACCCTTGATTTGATTAGAACTTACGTTTGCCCGTGTCATGGCGGAGGATAATTTTGGATCTACTCCCACCAACACTGTAATATAGACTTGCTCAAAATGAATAGTGAtcataatttaaatcaaatattACGTGACGAATGTGAAACTTTGTGGTACCATCCAAGGATTTGCCCACACTGATCGCCCCTTCCGTCTCCTTTTTGGATAGAAAATGAACAATGTCGGCCTAGAATTCTTATGGGCTTGAACCCtctatattttttaaaacataaaCAAAGGGGCACGGAGGTCTCACTCTCACATGATTTCGTTGGCACTGCAACTCTTACTTACGctaacttgttttttttcttttgtaaagtAGTTACGCTAACttgttaatatcctaaaaaatcctaaattagtacacatatgataaatttatctaaaattaattttttgatcacaaaaaattctaaactaatacaccattgataaatttaccccaaatcggtacacttgtaataactttactttttattagtttatgttaaattttactgttaaattgcTGAATTGGATAACACATAATAGTTTATTGATGAaccaaatttgggattttactctttgtttgtaatttttgtaccatttttgtggttttttgtaatattaattcaatttaacggaaattatatttgtcacaaatttatcgctttagaattttttacggtcgaacaaattagtttttgataaatttgttacaattgTATTAGTTAAAAGTTTTCGTAGtcatttggagtaaatttgggatttttcgtggtcaaaaaattaattttggataaatttaggattttttgtggtcaaaaaattggtTTGGTGTAAGTTTGTCTTAGATGTAccgattttgggtttttcagggtGTTAACCCACTTCCAAAAGCTATActatgtgatttttcttttttatggtttaCTTGGAATGGTTAATCTAAACTATGGTTTGCCTCACCATTGGCTCTTAATACCTGAAATTCTGAatgaaatttttgttcatagttTGCCTCGTCATCGGTTGTCAATATCTGAAATTCTGATCATATATAATTTTAGTTCATTCCACCAATTGACATGAATGAAATTGCTAGCCAAAGTGGCTCCAATGCTGTGGAGAAGATGTTCTAAATACCTAGGGACACAAGATAactctctctaaaaaaaaatcggtAAATTAGTCCCGTAACTTTGGAAGACTTCACAATGTGAAACAATGACTAGATGTTCGACTTCTTTAGGTACATAACCATTcttgctagaaattgatttctagaagttctatttctctttctagataaatttctaaacaaaaatatccgtttgataatgacacaaaaaatatatactccaaaaatataaattcatttgataatggatataaaatttctctgttttggatGGTGGTGACTATAGTGGTCGGCGGGGCGGCGATGGGATGGCAATGGCAGTCGGTGACCGACGAACAGGGCGGTGGGCCGCCCTGGTTGTTGGCAGCCGGCAGCGAACGGCGGACAGTGGTTGATGGCAATGGATGGACGACTAGTTCGTAGTAAGGACGGGCGatgagaattatttttttttatcatttctatttttgaaatgaaaagataaaaaatttatacttctgatttctgttccaaacttattaaaacaaaaatccatttcaaaaatagaaaaataaaataaatttatcaaacgaaCAGATTTCGATTTCTATAtagaaacaagtttggaattagaaaaattgtttctggaataaaaattttggtttgtcatgcacccctaagTTGCTAATCTCCACAGTATAAAGCATCCCGCATCTGCAAGCAGCAAGTTTCTCCTGATCAGATTGCAGAGCAGCCACAGATAACGCAACACATGCCGAGGCACTTGAAAGGCCTCACTGCCCTAGCAAACCGAAGTACCAAAAAGATAGAAATGAATTCACAGTGAATTAAGATTTGAACGCGTTATTACACTGAGGCATCCATCTTAgacaaaataccaaaaagatAGGAATGAATTCACAATGAATTAAGATATCGACCTGTCATTACACTGAGGCATCCATCTTCAGACAAAATTGAACTCAACTCAATCTACATTGGATGAGAAGccgaagggaaaaaaattccCTTATACCTACACAACATCTACTATGATATAGTTACCACCTGCTATCTGCACAATTGAAAAATCGATAACTGGGTATTTTTTTCATATGGACATCGCCAAAGTTTAAGCACTTCTTTTTTAACTTCCACCAACTTCTTCATCCTTCTTGGGCCATCTATGACCTGTGCTTATGTCCTCACTGCTCTTCATCGTTGTGTTTGAAGGAGGAAGATTTTTGTCGGTGTTGTGGATGTTGCGGTTACTAGGTTCATATTTCTGGGATGAAAGGTAGCTTAAAGCAGTGACAACATCAGCTATGGCAGGTCGCATGTTAGGCTGTTCTTGGACACACATTGCAGCAATAGCTAGTGCTTGGTACAATCCTCTCAAGGGATACCTGCCTTCAAGCATTGGGTCAGCCATCAGTGAAAACTTCTTCCTGTCTCTGAACAGGGGCCGCACCTGCAAAAATTCGCAAACATAGTGTATTAGTATTCTTGCCTTATGCGTCTTCATTGAACAGACTTATGTAGATGAAATTGAGGAAAGCCATTATTGTTCCATAAGAATGCAGATATCTCCAATAGCACAAGTCTCTTGCCAGCACCATGATGCGTCCTTCTTCCAATAAGAATCAGATTTAGTCATTGAAGTTAGAATGAGTGAACTTAGGCAAACATCTTCTCTGCTGgattctttttcacaaattgaACATACAAATAGAAGGGAAAATAACATTCCATGTTTTCTTATTTGACTAGCATAATGGTGGCCTGGTGCACATCCAGAGGAAAAAGGGTAAGGTGAAGAtgaaattatggaaatgatgCATGGCTAGctgattaatgaaaataaaagaagaaatccacAGGCATACATTTCCAGACTGGGCTACTAAGAAGAGGGGCCTGCAGTAACTGAAGTGCCTAGAAGATGCTCTGAGTATAGACAAGAGGTACTGTGGGAATTCTAGAAGTGTGAAGGTTCAAAGTTGGCTACTGACGGCAAAAGCTTAGCTCTATTTAGACAAGGTAAGTAAATTAATAGAAAAGGCACGTTATCGACACAATGAGCAAAGGAGATATCCTTGTTCGACAAGGAAGTCAAGTCGTAAGAAGTAAGTTGTTTGTGCTAATAGGGATGGAATAATTCTTTCAATATTGCCCCAGCAGAAAGCAAAGTTTTTCACGCAGTTAAAGTAAAAAAACAATAATGACAGTGTTATCTCACCCATGCAACAAGGTTTTGCTCCTTGGGACCTTTAGTTGGATCAAATGCTTTCCTCCCCGTGATGATCTCCAAAAGAACAACCCCAAAGCTGTAGATATCTGACTTGAATGTCAATTGGCCAGTCATGGCATAGTCCGGTGCACAGTATCCATATGTCCCCATAACCCTTGTAGAAACATGGGTTTTGTCCCCACTCGGACCCACTTTAGCTAAGCCAAAATCTGACAATTTGGGATGATAGTCCTCACCCAGTAAGATATTCGAGCATTTTAAATCACGGTAGATAATAGGAGTTTTCAACTTGTCATGCAAATACTCAAGACCCCTTGCGGCACCAGCTGCAATTTTCATCCTCGTACTCCAATCAAGTCCCTTTCTACTGGGTGGAAGGTCTGTAAAACATTAATTGAagttggattaaaaaaaaaaaggttattcataaaatactaaaatagctTGTTAGATAGACAGCACGGGTTACCCATCATGGAAAATTTATGAAAGCAGACAGGTGATGTGCAAGCTCTTACCATGCAAATGTTTGTCCAACGATCCTAGtggcatgtattcataaaccAATAGCCTCTGATCCCTCTCGGCACAAAAGCCGATCAATTTAACAAGATTAGGGTGGTCAACTAGAGTTAACATTGCCACTTCCACAACAAATTCCTTGGTGCCTTGAAGTCCATTTCGGTCAAGTTGTTTGATGGCTACAACCTGCATAAACAGATTAAGTTAACcaaattctcattttgcagaATACACTCATAAAGCTCCAGCTTAGTCAAAGGGGTAATACACTTCAAAATCTTTGTCAAACAACATACTGCACATGATGGTTGATAAACATGAAATCAGTGACCCTATCAAATGTGACAAAAAAATGGCACGGACATCATCCTTTGTCCAGATATGAATAATGATAAAATCTCAGAACTGACCTGATTAATTTTCTCCAAATGCCCTTTGTATACTTTGCCAAAGCCTCCTTCCCCGATAAAGAAGTCTGAACTAAAATCGCCAGTTGCAGCAGCAAGCTCATTGAAAGTAAATGTTTGAGCACGTGAGCCGCTGGTTCTCCCATCATTAGTGGTATCACTTGAATCCAATCCATCCGTCTCCGAATTTAACTGTTTGCTCTTGGGGAGGTTAGAGAGGTCCTCATTTTTGACATCCAAAACCTTTCTGCTTCCACGAGGACTGCTGCTGGTTTTTTCTGCCAACCCAATAGACAAGCATAAATCAGAGAAAGGGAGAAgacaaaccaaaaagaagacagagaagCAAATTTCAGAGTACTAGACGAAAAGCTTATGGACTGTTTATCAGCAAAACTCAAGCTTATAGATATTCAAGTATTGAGGAGGGGCAAGCAATTAAAGGACAAAATGCGGCACAACAAAAGATCAATTACGATTTCTATATACATCTAAATGAAGGGGATCGCTACGGGATTGCTTTGTAAACACAATGAACAGCAATCACTAAGTGAAGAAACAAGGAAATGGGGAATTCCAATAAACAGAATTCAGCAGAATTCGGGTATGAATGTACCATTCTACGACTTTAGGTTGAGCAGAACGATCAATCCCTTTCTGGACCCGGAAAAAGACCATTTCTTGATCCAATAACAACAACATAGCTCGATAacaatcaaaacaaaaacatcGGATTACTGATCGAGACAATGCCGAACCCAAGAAACAGGAATTCATAATGAGAAAGATCGAAACGAAAGCTTCAAAAACTCAAACAGCGGCTGTCCTGGAGCAGAAGGATCGCCGGAAAAACGACAATGCCGACGAAACTCAACATCCAGATCGTCGCCGGAAACACAAGAACCGTACCTGAACGAGCTTGATCGCTCGCTTTCTTGCAATCGTAGTCAGTGTCTTCCCCAAGAACCGATGCCCCATTGCAGCGAAAACAACCCATCAGCGGAAAATGGAACAGAACGAAAGACCCACAGGGCAAACCAGGCACAagcaagaggagagagagacagagacaaagagagagagacagagcgaggagagagaaagagttaAGAAGAATTCAGGCCAGCTCGCTGGTTTTTATGTTCATTCGTTCGTTGCCGATTTCCTATTTGGGGTTTTCTCAGGGTGCTGCACGGGAACAGAATCGCCTCGCCAAGGAACCACTGAGACCGCGCCACGTCTCACGCGTGTCCCCGAGCGACGCGCCCGATGACGTGGCTCGCGATGATTGCCTCGTAATTGTCTGCCCGCGAGATAGTCGGCACCAGATCTTTGTCCCTCCGAAGCTTCCGTGCTCCCCGGTTTCGCCCCCCACGGCCAGTGACGAACGTACTGGAGATCACTCGCCCGCCGTCCGATTTCGAAACACGTAGCTCATCGCTGACGTCCGCTTGCGGGCCGCGTTTCGCTTATTGAATAGATTAGGCAGCATCCACGAAGGCGAGGGGATGTCTGTGAGCCTTTGGATGGACCTGCGGAGCAGGTGATCGAGTCCCGAGAAAGTTACggtgtcctttttttctttatttatttttgcttttctgtTTTAAATTTTGCCGTTCGGTTCTTTGACCAAACGCGCTTGCGGAGcaagttttaattttaacaacGGAAATGGACCTTCGGGGTGAACTCTTTCCAGttgttatctcttttttttttattttttaacagaCAGTTGTTATCTCTTTAAATCAGCTTCTTTGCATTCAGAACCAAAGCTTTGAATAAAGCAAATATCTGATTTCACGTCAAAAATGATCCGAGCTtgaattttgttgtttttcatgATGTCGGATGTCTCGTGGGGTAACTATTTCCATGCTTACGGTAATTTTTCAAGTGAAACGCTGCGAGAACGAACAATTGATGAGTCAgaatttcccaaaataaaaagtACTGAGAATTGACCCGAcaaatactaattttttttcaagatttttccaACTCCTTCATATCGCTCGCAAGAGAAAGATAAATTATCTTTTACTATATCAACTTGAATGCTCAagtcaatttttagaaaatggtTATTACTAAGTTTATAGTCTAGGGATATAGAGTctatttgtttcaaaaaaattaataattttcaaaatatgttcctaaaaatgatcacttgtattaCTTCAAATAATTAATCACCAAAAATATCTTCATGATCAATGAcgatttatatctaaatatattTGTGAacggtgaaaatatttttcattggttGATTTTTGTTAATGATACagataattattttcaagaaaatattttctaaattatttatttttagtataataatgctctatttgttttgcGAACATATTctgataaaaacattttccttattttttgacATGTGAattgtttaagaaaatgagttaacGGAGGACGTTTTCATGGTCAACAAAAATTTATGCttgaattcaaaaaataataattttcttttttaaaaaattgaaaatcttttttcaaaatataactaTATCAACATTTGGACCACAAATCATTTGTTTAAGCATCCAAAGCCTAACACTCAAACTTGGGTCCCTAACATCCAAAATTGAGTCTTTAGCACCTAGTTTGGAACCCTGATGTTGGTGCCTACGTCTCCAGCACCGATGTTCGAGTCCATTAAAACCAGGGCTAGGACATCAGCGTCCATGCTCAAATACTTCAACGGGGCCAAGCCCTAAGACCTTGATGCCCATGCTTGGGTCCATAGAGGCTAGCCCTAAGATCCCTATGCTTGTGTTTGAATCCCCCACGCCCAAGCTCGAGTTCATCAAGACCAAGCTTAGGAACCTCATGCTTGTGTTTAGGGTCCCGCACTTGACCTCATGTGCCCAAGCACCGTGTTCTTGATTTGGGCTTCTATGGATGCAATATTTATGCCAATGCTCTTCCTCGGGTTGAGTCCATCAAGGCTTGACTCAAGATCCTACTACTCGTGCTTAGTCTTCAACTCATGTGTAAATTACTGATACTTGAATTCTATGTACCTCtagaaatatcaaatcaaattttcctttcaaatggtgagatatatttttcaattcttttttagaTCTCAATTAAATATAagaaatattgttattttctaggaaatgaCATCGTAGAcaatactttttcaaaaatgtattattttttatgaaataaatgatgCCTGGAGCTTGAGACGAGAAATGAGTTTTCTTGATTTAGATATAAAGAAAAGACTTGGATTTGACGTCTTGCTGAAGGGGATGAAATTATTACATTTGTGGTCTAGATTTTTGCTATTAGTCATCATCTTTTCCTAATCTGTACACTTGAAAGGTTCCGATTCTTCGAGAATCACATAAATCATCTTTTTTATCTATATCAATATTTCAATGACAAATCAAATTATGGAATTACTTTTCAGTTCAATCAACATTGTTTTGTTATAATAATTAATAAGTCCAAAAAGGTATTTTGCTGCATTcaagagcttttttttttaccctatTCCATATTTTGCTGCATTCAGAGTTGATTGCACTATAATTGACACGTGGTGTCTATTATTATCATGATTAGTTCCCGGCCTCGCCAACTGTTGGAAGGTGGCGATCGATTTtcgtttttcgttttttctttttggtcaacgCTGCCGATCGATTTCACATTGCACGTGGGATATTCCAACGCGCGTCGTCTGCCGTCTCTGTACTTCCGTCGGATCGAccgtgggccgggccgggtTCACGGGCCGAAAGGAGGCCTTGGGCTCCCCCAAGAATGCTGACCCCACGAGGTCgttgactttgatttttgttttttctcttttttattccgTCTAACATCATATGATAAAGATTTCCGTAAAATAGAATACTAGTATTAGGCAGGTACGGGTAGTTGGTTTGCTGAGCTGGGTCTACAGGGACTCGCTCGTCCAGGTTCATTTGACTTTGATACAATTTTTCCCACCATGGCGTGTTTTATATGTCGCATAACCTAAGACGTCTCCATGTGGCCAGGAGCTACTACGTATTAGGAAGGGGACACTGGCTGATATCCTAATCACGTAAGTTATCGACCGGTGACCAAACTTTTTTATTGGgttaaaaaattttcttcatttattataatCAAACACGAGAGAAACATAGAAAGCTTCCAAgcaaaataaatcctaaaagagctgcaaaaccaaacaaaatcctcaagaaacaaaagagtACGGTTTGTAATTCTAAGCATGCTCCATTCTCAAAAGATCAAATCTATTATAGTATCAAAAAACAATCAACGAACGATCACCGAAACTACTAGTGAAAGGCATATGCCAAGATATTTTCTTCTAGAAACTATGGCTTGAACTATGCACCTAGATTTGATGTTCTCAATACAATCGTCATATggaaacaacaacaacaataacgcatcatgaattgaattattttaaaaaaaactccaaGAACTAGATTTAGACTAAAGAGAAATGCTCTCAAATTTAGATCTACGCCTACATCAAGAGAGGAAAGTTTTCACCGAATCATGGAGAAGTCATAGAACCACGTTTTGAACATCTTGCTGGCTTGAATGGTGATGATGTTCTCCCAAAATTTGTAGCTATAAGTAAATTTATTCACTACGatgagaaaaggaaagcaaCAATAGTGAGCAAAAATCTTATAGATtagatcgtgagagaaatagaAGTTTCCCTGAGGGAAGGTTTTAACTCCAACGAACATTGGCTAGTTCTATGGACTTGTCAGGTTATTACTAACCTTAAAAGGAGGGGAAGTTCGATGTGGGAACAAGAATGATATTTTTTGGGTGTACAATCATGACATGTTCACTAGGAGAAAGATTTATTgaagaaacataaaaagaagcTCCCTTAAGCAAGAATCCTCCTCGAATCTCATGTAGAGTGATTTGGAAGAGCATCATGTTAATGTGGCATTGATAGGCattagaaatatatttggagCAATTGCCACGAACAAATAAAGTTATGTCGGGGGAATGATAATaaggaattttaaaaaattaaaaggtgaACTTAGTAATCTACCTAAATGAATTCAAATTATCAAATCCGATGAGATTCTCGTGAAATTCAACTGCACATGCTatttttgggccaaaaaaaaaaaaaaagctacacCCACTCGAGTGATTATTTGTTTCTTCCAACTCCCGGGGCATGGATAGCGTCCTACCCGGTTCCGACCGAAACCCCGCACCGAATGGACCGCTCTggaattcttaattttttcggTCAAATGCCGTTCTGGAAATTTGATAAGGACACTATAACTTCTTAATTTCAtatcctcctccccctcctcctcctctttagGTCTGTTTAAAATGCTCGTCGATGGTGCGAGAACTGGTGCAGACACCCAGCGAGTCGATCCGTAacatcgatcgatcgatcgagagAGAGTTGATCGGCGATAGCGAGCAGGAGAgagatggcggcggcggcgagagcAACAGCGTCTTCGAGAGCACTGACGAAATCCCTATCCCTGCTCGGTCGCCTCCCGAAGCTCTCCAGTGCTCCGACTCACTCGGCCCGAGCCCTAGGCATCGTCAGGGCCTTCTCCGCCCTCGTGTCCGCCGTCCACGGCGGTGGTGTACGAGCAGCAAGGTCCCCCGGACGCCGTCACCAGGTCAGAAGACAGCTCAGCTAATCCACCGATTGAGTGAttgagtgtgtgtgtgtgtgtgtgagagattCCGATTGCGTGTGCTCGTCTCTTGGCGATACTAAGGagcttcgtttttttttttttttttggttttctgttGCAGAGTGGTGGAGGTTGCGCCAGTTTTGGTGAAGGACAATGACGTGTGCGTCAGAATGCTCGCCGCGCCTATCAATCCTTCCGACATCAACAGCATCGAAGGTTAGCGTTTCTTCTGCGTTACTGCTGTTTCGCTCGAGGTTGGTCAGTCTTGAGCTTCTGTTTAATGGTGGACTGAGCATGTCGTGGCGGAGTTCGATGTTTCGGGGACTTCGAGGCTACCCACATATCTGTGATGGCTTCTGTGTcctataaatttgattttaggcTTCGCTTCATCCTTAAAATGTAACCTGAATTCACGATAAAAACTAAAATGATTTGCAATAATGTCCTATGAATGCCTCGTGTGCGATCAGCACCATCTTACTCATGGTTCACCCA
The nucleotide sequence above comes from Eucalyptus grandis isolate ANBG69807.140 chromosome 2, ASM1654582v1, whole genome shotgun sequence. Encoded proteins:
- the LOC104432811 gene encoding probable serine/threonine-protein kinase PBL7; the protein is MGCFRCNGASVLGEDTDYDCKKASDQARSEKTSSSPRGSRKVLDVKNEDLSNLPKSKQLNSETDGLDSSDTTNDGRTSGSRAQTFTFNELAAATGDFSSDFFIGEGGFGKVYKGHLEKINQVVAIKQLDRNGLQGTKEFVVEVAMLTLVDHPNLVKLIGFCAERDQRLLVYEYMPLGSLDKHLHDLPPSRKGLDWSTRMKIAAGAARGLEYLHDKLKTPIIYRDLKCSNILLGEDYHPKLSDFGLAKVGPSGDKTHVSTRVMGTYGYCAPDYAMTGQLTFKSDIYSFGVVLLEIITGRKAFDPTKGPKEQNLVAWVRPLFRDRKKFSLMADPMLEGRYPLRGLYQALAIAAMCVQEQPNMRPAIADVVTALSYLSSQKYEPSNRNIHNTDKNLPPSNTTMKSSEDISTGHRWPKKDEEVGGS
- the LOC104435354 gene encoding enoyl-[acyl-carrier-protein] reductase, mitochondrial, translated to MAAAARATASSRALTKSLSLLGRLPKLSSAPTHSARALGIVRAFSALVSAVHGGGVRAARVVEVAPVLVKDNDVCVRMLAAPINPSDINSIEGTWQTYIVKGQSVWQKIDKNSPIEYAATISINPPTALRMLEDFTSLDPDVIIRGFDCAKWGYEYGGLMPHPNCEIPWHP